Proteins encoded within one genomic window of Candidatus Deferrimicrobium sp.:
- the clpP gene encoding ATP-dependent Clp endopeptidase proteolytic subunit ClpP yields MNLVPMVVEQTSRGERAYDIYSRLLKDRIVFIGSPIEDDIANLVIAQLLFLEAEDPDKDINLYINSPGGVVTAGMAIYDTMQFIKPPVATVCLGQAASMAAVLLAGGAQGKRTALPNARILIHQPMGGTRGQATDIKIQAEEILRMREHLNGILSKHTGQPLERIATDTERDYYMSADQAKTYGIIDQVVAKRFASLKPLVD; encoded by the coding sequence ATGAACCTGGTTCCGATGGTGGTCGAGCAGACCAGCCGCGGCGAGCGTGCCTATGACATCTACTCCCGGCTCCTCAAGGACCGGATCGTCTTCATCGGCAGTCCGATCGAAGACGACATCGCCAACCTCGTGATCGCGCAGCTCCTGTTCCTCGAGGCGGAGGACCCGGACAAGGACATCAATCTTTACATCAACTCCCCCGGGGGGGTCGTGACCGCCGGGATGGCCATCTACGACACGATGCAGTTCATCAAGCCCCCGGTGGCGACCGTCTGTCTCGGGCAGGCCGCGTCGATGGCGGCGGTCCTGCTCGCCGGGGGGGCGCAGGGGAAGCGGACGGCCCTCCCCAACGCACGGATCCTCATCCACCAGCCGATGGGCGGAACGCGCGGCCAGGCGACGGACATCAAGATCCAGGCGGAAGAGATCCTCCGCATGCGGGAGCACCTGAACGGAATTCTCTCGAAACACACGGGGCAGCCGCTGGAGAGGATCGCCACGGATACCGAGAGGGATTACTACATGTCGGCGGACCAGGCGAAGACGTATGGTATAATCGATCAGGTGGTAGCGAAGCGCTTCGCGTCCCTCAAACCCCTGGTGGACTGA